CTCGACGCCGGCCGGTCCCGCGCCGACAAGATCGCCATGTACTTCGACACCTCGGCCTTCGAGGCGCCGGGCGCCGGCGTGCTCGGCTCGGCTTCGAAAACGAACGGCCTCGGCCCCGGCTTCTTCGGACTCGATCTCTCGGTCCAGAAGCTCTTCCAACTCAGCGAGCGCTTCGGCCTTACCTTCCGCACCGACATCGTCAACGCGCCGAACGTTCCGGCCTTCGCCCTGCCCAATCAGAATCGCGGCAACGGCGCCTTCGGACGCATCGGCGGCATCGCCACCGGAACCACCGCGCGTGAGATCCAGTTGAGCCTGCGGCTCGCCTGGTAAAACCTTTCACCGATCGGCCCCTGAACGATATATAATGTGAGCAACGCTTGGCGCTGCCAGGCGATGAGTCTTGCTAAAAGGGGTCGATCCGAATGAAGCTGTCCACGAAGACGCTGCTTGTGCTGTTCGCAAGCGCTTTCTCCGTTTTCGCTCAAACCAGGCTGACGGGCACGGTAACCGACGAGTCGGGCGCCGTTGTGATCGGAGCCACGGTAACCGCGCGTAACGTCGCCACGGGAATTGTCTCGTCCACACAATCCACCGAAACCGGCGTCTACGCGATTCCATTTCTCAATCCGGGCCAATACGAAGTCGTGTGCGAGATGCAGGGCTTCAAGAAGTTCTCACGCACCGGCATCGTGCTCGAGACCGGCACCACTTCCTCCATCGATATCAAACTCCAACTGGGCCAGCTCTCCGAAACGGTGAGCGTCGAAGCGTCCACGCCGCTGCTCGAAAGCGAGTCGAGTTCGGTGGGCCAGTTGATCGAGAACAAGTTCATCCTCAACATGCCGATCCAGACCCGCCGTAGCGCGTCGCTCGTCCGGCTGATGGGCAACATCAGCTACCGCTCCGAGGATGGCGGCGAGGCGGTTCCGAAGTTCTCCATGGCCGGCGGACGGTCTCAGAACCAGATGTGGGCGCTCGACGGCGGCGTCACGCAGAACATGGCGATCGGCGTCGCCCAGCTTTCCCTCAACCCGCCCAACGAAGCGCTTGAGGAGTTCAAGGCGATCTCGAACAACTACTCGGCCGAGCTCGGGCGCACCGGCGGCGGGTATATCACGATGACCACGAAGAGCGGAACGAATCAGTTCCACGGGTCGGCGTATGAGTGGCTGCGGAACGACAAGCTCAACGCGCGGACGTTCTTCGCGCCGAGCAAAGCGCCCCTTCGTTACAACATCTTCGGCGCCTCCATCGGCGGGCCGATCATCAGGAACAAGACCTTCTTCTTTTACAACTTCGAAGGCGGCCGCCGCCGCACCGGCGTAACGGTAACGCGCAACGTTCCCAACCCGGGCGAAGCAAACGGCGACTTCTCTCATCGCGCCGGACTCGTCCTCGCCGACCCGGCAACCCGCACCGGCACAGGTCCGGCCACCCCATTCCCGAACAACATCATTCCGCAGAGCCGGATCGATCCCATCGGGCGGGCCATCGCCGCGCTTTGGGATCCGGCGAACGTTTCCACGGCCAACGTCACGCGCGCCGCGGCGAACAACTTCATCGCCAACGGCAGTGACCGGTTGACGCAGAACTATCACACCGTCCGTCTCGATCATCAGTTCTCCCCCATGGACCGTATTTTTGGCCGGCTTGCCTACGTCACCGCGCCCGAGTACGTCGCGGCGGTGTTCTCGAACCCCGCCGCCGATGACCGCGCCGGCCCGCGCACGAACCGCCACGGCAACCTGCTCATGAGTTGGCAGCGCTCCATCAAGCCCACCGTCATTAACGAGTTCAAGTACATGTACGGCAACCGGATGCACATCAACCGCGGTGCCGGCACAGGCTCCGGACTGAACCAGCAGTTGGGCCTCGGCGGCCCCGTGAATCCCGACGCGTTTGCCCGGGTGAACGTCACCGGCTACATCGGTCTTGGCCAGGGCACCCACGAACGCATTCAGCAGCCGATCCTCACGCAGCAATTCACCGATAACCTCATCATTGCCCGCGGCAACCACTCCATCAAGACCGGTTTCGAATTGCGTTACTCGCGCAACAAGGATGATTTCAACGGAACCACCGGCGGCGTGTTCGGTTTCGGCAACCGCGCCACCGGCGCTCCCGTCCGCCTGGCCGACGGCGCTTTGCTGAACACCGGCACCGGCGATGCGCTGGCGGAGTTGCTCCTGGGTTGGACGACGTCGGCCTCGCTGGTCGACACCGACATCCTCGATACCCGCACCGACTACTACGGCGCCTACATCCAGGACGACTGGAAAGTAACCTCGCGCTTCACGCTGAACATCGGTCTGCGCTGGGAGATGGACACGCCGCGATGGGAACGGAACAACCGCCAGAGCGGCTTCGACGGATCGAAGATCAATCCCGTTTCCGGCACGCCGGGCGTGATCACCTTCGCCGGCCAGGACGGCGTGAGCAAGTACGCGCACCAGTTCGACAAGAACAACTTCGGCCCGCGCTTCGGGTTCGCCTTCCGCGCCACGAACAAGCTGGTGCTGCGCGGCGGATACGGCATCTCTTACAACGGCACCTACCAGGGCGCGGTGCCAAACGCCTTCAACCAGAGCTACTCGATCAACGGTTCGTTCTCCTCGCCCAACGGCGGCTTCGCCCCGGCCTTCATGCTGCGGGACGGCATGCCGGCGATTGCCCGAGCCGACCGCACGCCCGCATTCGGCGCCGTTGCGGTGGGCCGCCCGGTAACCACTTCGCCGGATTTCATTCAGCAGAACATGGTGAGCGGCTACGCGCAGCAATGGAACTTCACCGTTCAGCAGGAACTGCCGTCGAGTGTTCTGTTCGAGGGCGCCTACATCGCCAACGTCGGCCACAAGCTGGGCGGACCGGGCGTCAACATCAACCAGATCCCGCTGGTGAACGGCCGCGGCCCGGCCGCCCAGAGCCAGACCGCCCGGCCCTTCCCGCAGTTCAACAGCGTCTCGATGGTCAGCCCGCCGTGGGGTAACTCCACCTACCACTCGATGAATCTCAAGATGGAAAAGCGCTACTCGCGCGGGCTGAGTTTCCTCGGCAACTACACCTGGGCGAAGTTCATTGATGACGTGGAGAGCGGCAGCGAACTGGGCGGCGCCACCAACAATGGGTACACCCATATCGAGGCCCGCCGCCTCAACAAGGGCCTTTCCGGCAGCGATATCCGCCACCGGATCGCGCTCAGTTCGCTTTACGATCTGCCGGTCGGCAAGGGCCGCCAGATCCCGATCGACAACGCCGTGCTCAATCACGTGATCGGCGGCTGGACGGTCGGCGGGATTCTCGAAGCGCGGTCGGGCGCGCCGTACGGCGTGGTTGAGCAGACCAACCGCCTGAACACGTTCTCGGACTCACAGCGCCCGAATCTGATCCGCGATCCGAATCTCGACGCTGGCCGGTCCCGCGGCGAGAAGGTCGCGCAGTATTTCGATACGTCGGCGTTCCAATCGCCCGGCGTGGGCATTCTCGGAACGGCGGGCAAGGTCAACGGCCTCGGACCGGGATTCTTCGGCTTCGACGCCTCCATTCAGAAGCTGTTCCAGTTGAACGAACGGTTCGGGCTGACTTTCCGCACCGATATCGTCAACCTGCCCAACGTTCCCGCCTTCGCCCTGCCGAACCAGTCGAACGGCAACGGCGCGTTCGGCCGCATCGGCGCCATCGCCACAGGCTCCACGGCTCGAGAGATCCAGCTCAGCCTGCGCCTGGCTTGGTAGAATTGCCTTCGTGAGATGGATACGGCGGCCATGGTTTCTCCTGGCCGCCGTTTGCTTTTCGCAGCAGGCTTCCTACGTCGTCACGCCGAAGTACGAGCGGTCCCTTTCGATTGAAAAGCTGCTCGGTCGAATTGACGCCCGCAACGACGCGTGGGTGGGCGAGCAGGACTACGAAGCGATCCACGAAGACCTCGAAGCCGCGGCGCAGCGGTTCAAGAAGGGCGAGCCTTCCTTCCCTGCCCTCGACGCGCTCGCTGAACGCTTCGCTTCGCTCGCCGTCGTTCAACTGAAGGTCGTCGAATCGAACCGAAGCTCAGCGGAATCGCGCGAGGCTGGAATCCGCATTCGCGTCGAAGTCGCCGGAGAATCGCGCCAGGGCGGGCGGCTATCGCTCCAGGGACATTGGCGGACGCGGTGGAGCAAGGAGGCCGACGAGCACTGGAAGCTCGCCTCGGTGGATCAGGCTACTCTCCGCGAAGTCCGCGCCGGTTCCGTCCGCTTCACCGACATTTCCGAAATCGCGTTCGGCGCCAACCCGAGCTACCGCAATCAACTCTCGAAGAGCATCGACCACTGGCGCGGCCTGCTCGACGAAGCCGCCGGTGTCGACATCTACGGTCACAACGGCATTGCCGTCGGCGACTACGACGGCGACGGCCGCGAAGACCTCTACATCGCCCAGCCCTCCGGCCTCCCGAACCGCCTCTATCGCAACAACGGCGATTCAACGTTCACCGACATCACCTTCTCCGCCGGAACCGCGCCGCTCGCCATCCTCGACGACACCCGCGCGGTGCTGTTCGCCGACGTTGACAACGATGGCGACGACGACCTGATCGCGGTCACGGCCTCGCAGCCGCTCCTGTTCCGCAACACGGCCGGGCGCTTTGCGCTCGATGGCGAATCGGGGCTGTCGATCCCCGAATCCGACGCCGGCAGCCTCACCTCGGCCGCCATCGCCGACTACGACAACGACGGCTGGCTCGACCTCTACATCTGCTCGTACGATTTCTGGCGGCCAGGCCGCTCCTACAACGCGCCGACGCCCTACTACGACGCCACCAACGGCCCACCGAACTTCCTGTTTCGTAACCGTGGCGGGGGCAAATTCGTCGACGCGACCAAAGCCGCCGGTCTCGACGCCAACAACAACCGCTACAGCTTCGCGGCGGCGTGGGGCGATTTCAACGGCGACGGCCGCCAGGATCTCTACGTCTCGAACGACTTCGGCCGCAACAACCTGTATCTCAACGGCGCCGGCGGGAAGTTCCGCGACGTGGGCGCGGACGCCGGAGTGGATGATCTCGGCGCGGGCATGTCCGCCGCCTGGGGCGACTACGACAACGACGGCCGCCTCGATCTCTACACCGGCAACATGTGGTCATCGGCCGGCCAGCGCGTCACCGGCAACCGCCAGTTCGCGGCACAGGCGCAAGGCGCGACGCTCGCCGCGTTCCAACGCCAGGCCAAGGGCAACTCGCTCTATCACAATTCGGGCTCGGGTCGCTTCGAGGAACAAAGCTCGGCCGGCGTCGAGTTCGGGCGATGGGCCTGGTCGAGCGATTTCGCCGACCTCGATAACGACGGCAATCTCGATCTCTACATCCAGAACGGGTACATCACCGGCCCCGATCTGCGCGACCTTTGAAGTTTTTTCTGGCGGCAGGTCGTGCCGCTGAGTCCGCGCCGGGCAACCGGCTCTTCAGCCTACGAAGAAGGCTGGCGCGCGGTGAATGAGCAGATCCGCGCCGGCGGCTCATGGTCCGGGCGCGAGCGG
This DNA window, taken from Bryobacteraceae bacterium, encodes the following:
- a CDS encoding VCBS repeat-containing protein: MRWIRRPWFLLAAVCFSQQASYVVTPKYERSLSIEKLLGRIDARNDAWVGEQDYEAIHEDLEAAAQRFKKGEPSFPALDALAERFASLAVVQLKVVESNRSSAESREAGIRIRVEVAGESRQGGRLSLQGHWRTRWSKEADEHWKLASVDQATLREVRAGSVRFTDISEIAFGANPSYRNQLSKSIDHWRGLLDEAAGVDIYGHNGIAVGDYDGDGREDLYIAQPSGLPNRLYRNNGDSTFTDITFSAGTAPLAILDDTRAVLFADVDNDGDDDLIAVTASQPLLFRNTAGRFALDGESGLSIPESDAGSLTSAAIADYDNDGWLDLYICSYDFWRPGRSYNAPTPYYDATNGPPNFLFRNRGGGKFVDATKAAGLDANNNRYSFAAAWGDFNGDGRQDLYVSNDFGRNNLYLNGAGGKFRDVGADAGVDDLGAGMSAAWGDYDNDGRLDLYTGNMWSSAGQRVTGNRQFAAQAQGATLAAFQRQAKGNSLYHNSGSGRFEEQSSAGVEFGRWAWSSDFADLDNDGNLDLYIQNGYITGPDLRDL
- a CDS encoding TonB-dependent receptor, producing MKLSTKTLLVLFASAFSVFAQTRLTGTVTDESGAVVIGATVTARNVATGIVSSTQSTETGVYAIPFLNPGQYEVVCEMQGFKKFSRTGIVLETGTTSSIDIKLQLGQLSETVSVEASTPLLESESSSVGQLIENKFILNMPIQTRRSASLVRLMGNISYRSEDGGEAVPKFSMAGGRSQNQMWALDGGVTQNMAIGVAQLSLNPPNEALEEFKAISNNYSAELGRTGGGYITMTTKSGTNQFHGSAYEWLRNDKLNARTFFAPSKAPLRYNIFGASIGGPIIRNKTFFFYNFEGGRRRTGVTVTRNVPNPGEANGDFSHRAGLVLADPATRTGTGPATPFPNNIIPQSRIDPIGRAIAALWDPANVSTANVTRAAANNFIANGSDRLTQNYHTVRLDHQFSPMDRIFGRLAYVTAPEYVAAVFSNPAADDRAGPRTNRHGNLLMSWQRSIKPTVINEFKYMYGNRMHINRGAGTGSGLNQQLGLGGPVNPDAFARVNVTGYIGLGQGTHERIQQPILTQQFTDNLIIARGNHSIKTGFELRYSRNKDDFNGTTGGVFGFGNRATGAPVRLADGALLNTGTGDALAELLLGWTTSASLVDTDILDTRTDYYGAYIQDDWKVTSRFTLNIGLRWEMDTPRWERNNRQSGFDGSKINPVSGTPGVITFAGQDGVSKYAHQFDKNNFGPRFGFAFRATNKLVLRGGYGISYNGTYQGAVPNAFNQSYSINGSFSSPNGGFAPAFMLRDGMPAIARADRTPAFGAVAVGRPVTTSPDFIQQNMVSGYAQQWNFTVQQELPSSVLFEGAYIANVGHKLGGPGVNINQIPLVNGRGPAAQSQTARPFPQFNSVSMVSPPWGNSTYHSMNLKMEKRYSRGLSFLGNYTWAKFIDDVESGSELGGATNNGYTHIEARRLNKGLSGSDIRHRIALSSLYDLPVGKGRQIPIDNAVLNHVIGGWTVGGILEARSGAPYGVVEQTNRLNTFSDSQRPNLIRDPNLDAGRSRGEKVAQYFDTSAFQSPGVGILGTAGKVNGLGPGFFGFDASIQKLFQLNERFGLTFRTDIVNLPNVPAFALPNQSNGNGAFGRIGAIATGSTAREIQLSLRLAW